The following proteins come from a genomic window of Gimesia chilikensis:
- the dnaE gene encoding DNA polymerase III subunit alpha, whose protein sequence is MSDTRPFAHLHCHTHFSMLDGASRIPEMVSKIKEAGMNSLAITDHGNLYGAMDFYSHCRSQEVNPILGLEAYIAPRSRFEKGASRMKEASFHLTLLAQNRQGFENLIKLSSMSYLEGFYYKPRIDKEILEAHSDGLILLTGCAAGELSHYILGEDWEEAEKLCAWYEKVFGDRVYMEIQNAGLEIQRQCMEGTVELANKMGLPLVATNDAHYVEQEDAVAQDVLLCVSTRAVVSDEKRMKMTGDQFFVRTQEEMYNAFPGFEDAVARTQEVAERVDIQMSDKKFYPVFQPPDGMTDTQYLRKLCEERLPLKYGDELSQAHWDRLNKELGVIEQMGYSSYFLIVWDFVVFAESEKIPCTARGSACGAIVAFLLGMSQVCPLKYDLLFERFLDPSRTEPPDIDIDFCRDRRQLVIDYTKKKYGERSVAQIGTFGTLKAKAAIRDVGRALGVPLARVNEIAKMVPDSLGIKIKDAIKESPDLQAAYDQDMEVKQLLDLAMQLEGLCRSAGTHAAGVVVADLPLSEVVPLQTITGKTDIITQWDGPTVESVGLLKMDFLGLRNLTILDKAVQNVKKHCGIEIDPHHLPLDDEETFALLQRGETKGIFQLESGGMRDLLTKMKPDKFQDIIATSALYRPGPLEGGMVMQYVDVKHNRIPIPKVHPIVDEILEETYGVMVYQEQVMRILNRVGGIELSAAYRCIKAISKKKLKIIAEFKDQYIAGAKERDMDEKLAIELFDMIEKFAGYGFNKSHSTAYGGVAYATAYLKAHYPKEFMAALLSCGMESHERINEHVDDCRRMKIEVLPPDINRSDVEFSVDGEKIRFGMGAIKGVGEQALEEVVKEREENGQYSSLYNLCERVDPKSLNRSTLETLIKAGALNSLGGNQAQLMLTVERAVQSALKIHKDRARGQKSLFGDESASDEPDSADEALLPEAEDWSRAQKLAAEKEVFGFYLTSHPLAEMGDALTKYAQNRTNELAEMEDRDEVILAGMVSSIKNAATKKPSKNGHTRYVNFDFEDPHGLVRCIMWPEQFARFGEKVKMEAMVIIKGKIDKRGREPNVIVDQLLTLNDARKQFTDRLAINFKRGVHTRQDMVNVHDVLTQFPGQTEVILVVDSVDQEKPDTSLRYVLNPPGNLRVSCSEEFENRLKATIGESHIHFHTPVVKKKAIGGSIGR, encoded by the coding sequence ATGAGCGACACACGTCCTTTTGCTCACCTGCATTGTCACACTCATTTCAGCATGCTGGATGGCGCCAGCCGCATTCCGGAAATGGTCAGCAAGATCAAAGAAGCAGGCATGAACTCGCTGGCAATCACCGACCACGGCAACCTGTACGGAGCGATGGACTTTTATAGCCATTGCCGGAGCCAGGAAGTCAATCCGATCCTGGGTCTGGAAGCGTATATTGCCCCCCGCAGCCGTTTCGAAAAAGGGGCTTCGCGGATGAAAGAGGCCAGTTTTCACCTGACCTTACTGGCCCAGAATCGCCAGGGGTTCGAAAACCTGATTAAACTCTCATCCATGTCTTACCTTGAAGGCTTTTATTATAAGCCGCGAATCGACAAGGAGATCCTGGAAGCCCACAGCGACGGACTGATCCTGCTGACAGGCTGTGCCGCAGGCGAACTGTCGCACTATATCCTGGGAGAAGACTGGGAAGAGGCAGAAAAACTATGCGCCTGGTATGAAAAAGTATTCGGCGATCGCGTGTATATGGAGATCCAGAATGCCGGTCTGGAGATTCAGCGGCAGTGCATGGAAGGCACCGTCGAACTGGCCAACAAGATGGGCCTGCCCCTGGTTGCCACCAACGATGCGCATTATGTCGAACAGGAAGATGCTGTTGCCCAGGACGTGCTGCTCTGCGTTAGTACGCGTGCGGTCGTAAGTGATGAAAAACGGATGAAAATGACAGGAGACCAGTTCTTCGTCCGCACTCAGGAAGAAATGTATAACGCGTTCCCCGGCTTTGAAGACGCGGTTGCCCGCACACAGGAAGTTGCCGAGCGTGTCGACATTCAGATGTCGGACAAAAAATTCTACCCGGTCTTCCAGCCACCGGATGGAATGACAGACACACAGTACCTGCGCAAACTCTGTGAGGAACGCCTGCCCCTCAAATACGGTGATGAACTGAGCCAGGCGCACTGGGATCGTCTTAACAAAGAACTGGGCGTCATCGAGCAGATGGGTTACTCCAGCTACTTCCTGATCGTGTGGGACTTTGTCGTCTTCGCTGAAAGTGAGAAGATCCCCTGTACGGCCCGTGGTTCGGCTTGTGGAGCCATTGTAGCCTTCCTCCTGGGAATGTCGCAGGTCTGCCCCCTGAAGTACGATCTCCTGTTTGAACGATTTCTCGACCCCAGCCGCACCGAACCGCCCGATATCGATATCGATTTCTGCCGTGACCGCCGTCAGTTGGTGATCGATTACACCAAAAAGAAATACGGCGAACGTAGCGTGGCCCAGATCGGGACGTTTGGAACACTCAAGGCCAAAGCCGCGATCCGTGACGTCGGCCGTGCGCTGGGCGTCCCCTTGGCCCGCGTCAACGAAATTGCCAAGATGGTTCCCGACTCACTGGGGATCAAGATCAAGGATGCCATCAAGGAAAGCCCCGATCTGCAAGCCGCCTACGACCAGGATATGGAAGTAAAACAGCTGCTTGATCTCGCTATGCAGTTGGAAGGTCTCTGCCGCAGTGCAGGGACCCACGCTGCGGGTGTGGTGGTCGCCGACTTGCCGCTTTCTGAAGTCGTCCCTCTGCAGACAATCACCGGCAAAACGGACATTATCACCCAGTGGGATGGTCCTACCGTGGAATCGGTGGGGCTGCTCAAGATGGACTTCCTCGGTCTGCGAAATCTCACGATTCTGGACAAAGCCGTTCAAAACGTGAAGAAGCACTGTGGGATTGAAATCGATCCGCACCATCTCCCTCTGGACGATGAAGAAACGTTTGCCCTGCTGCAACGCGGAGAAACAAAGGGCATTTTCCAGTTGGAAAGTGGCGGAATGCGTGACCTGCTGACCAAGATGAAGCCGGACAAGTTCCAGGACATCATCGCTACCTCGGCTCTGTATCGTCCGGGTCCCCTGGAAGGGGGGATGGTGATGCAGTACGTCGATGTGAAACACAACCGGATTCCGATCCCTAAAGTTCATCCGATCGTGGATGAAATTCTGGAAGAAACCTATGGCGTGATGGTTTACCAGGAACAGGTGATGCGGATTCTGAACCGCGTCGGAGGGATTGAGCTTTCTGCCGCGTATCGTTGTATTAAAGCGATCAGTAAGAAGAAGCTCAAAATCATCGCAGAGTTCAAAGACCAGTACATCGCAGGTGCCAAAGAACGGGACATGGATGAAAAACTGGCAATCGAACTTTTCGACATGATCGAAAAATTTGCCGGTTACGGTTTCAATAAATCACACTCCACCGCTTATGGGGGTGTCGCCTATGCAACTGCGTACCTCAAAGCGCATTATCCCAAAGAATTCATGGCCGCCTTGCTTTCCTGTGGGATGGAGAGCCACGAGCGAATCAACGAGCATGTCGATGACTGTCGCAGAATGAAAATTGAAGTTCTGCCACCGGACATCAACCGGTCCGATGTGGAATTCAGTGTCGATGGCGAAAAGATTCGTTTCGGCATGGGCGCCATCAAGGGGGTCGGAGAGCAGGCACTCGAAGAAGTAGTGAAAGAACGGGAAGAAAACGGTCAATACAGCAGCCTGTATAACCTGTGCGAACGTGTCGACCCCAAATCGTTAAACCGCAGCACCTTGGAAACTCTAATCAAAGCTGGTGCCTTGAACAGCCTGGGCGGAAATCAGGCGCAATTGATGCTGACTGTAGAAAGAGCAGTGCAGTCGGCTCTCAAGATTCACAAGGACAGGGCACGCGGGCAGAAAAGCCTGTTCGGCGATGAGTCTGCCAGTGATGAACCCGATTCTGCAGATGAGGCACTGTTGCCCGAAGCCGAAGACTGGTCGCGAGCACAGAAACTCGCCGCTGAAAAGGAAGTATTTGGTTTTTACCTGACTTCGCATCCCCTGGCTGAAATGGGTGACGCCCTGACCAAGTACGCACAGAATAGAACGAATGAACTCGCGGAAATGGAAGACCGGGACGAAGTCATTCTGGCCGGCATGGTGTCCTCCATCAAAAATGCTGCCACCAAGAAACCCAGTAAGAACGGTCACACCCGGTACGTGAACTTTGACTTTGAAGATCCACACGGCCTGGTACGCTGCATTATGTGGCCCGAACAGTTCGCTCGCTTCGGGGAAAAGGTCAAGATGGAAGCCATGGTGATCATCAAGGGTAAGATAGACAAACGAGGCAGGGAGCCCAACGTAATTGTGGACCAGTTACTGACCCTCAACGACGCCCGCAAGCAGTTTACCGACCGGTTGGCAATCAACTTCAAACGGGGAGTCCACACGCGACAGGATATGGTCAATGTACATGATGTGCTGACGCAGTTTCCGGGGCAAACCGAGGTGATTCTGGTCGTCGATTCCGTGGACCAGGAAAAGCCGGATACGAGCTTGAGGTACGTCTTGAACCCGCCCGGTAATCTTCGCGTGTCCTGCAGCGAGGAGTTCGAAAACCGCCTGAAAGCCACGATTGGTGAAAGTCATATCCACTTTCACACTCCAGTCGTCAAGAAAAAAGCGATTGGCGGAAGTATCGGTCGCTAA
- the bioB gene encoding biotin synthase BioB: MSTQAPTSSSRWQSLADQVLSGYQLTREEGLEILNSSDDELLELLAATYRVRQKYFGKQVQLYYLKNAKSGLCPEDCGYCSQARGSKADIPKYRMLNEEKLLEGAKAADEAKAGTYCIVASGRGPTDREVEHVASVVEKIKSEYDLRICCCLGLLNEEQAQRLSQAGVNRINHNLNTSREYYDKICSTHTYQDRLNTLKVAREAGMELCSGLIVGMGETLEDIVDATFELRTLETKSIPVNFLNSIEGTSLEAVDELDPRHCLKALCLFRMVHPSTEIRIAGGREVNLRSMQAMGLYAANSMFVSDYLTTKGQAAEADYEMISDLGFEVIVSGHEMDASTEAPELAGQTESR, encoded by the coding sequence ATGAGCACTCAGGCTCCCACATCTTCTTCTCGCTGGCAGTCGCTGGCGGACCAGGTTTTATCCGGTTATCAGTTGACCCGTGAAGAGGGTCTGGAAATCTTAAATTCATCTGACGATGAGCTCCTGGAACTGCTGGCAGCCACCTATCGGGTACGGCAGAAATATTTCGGGAAACAGGTTCAGCTCTATTACCTCAAAAACGCCAAGAGCGGACTTTGCCCAGAAGACTGCGGTTACTGCTCACAAGCCCGCGGGTCCAAGGCAGACATTCCCAAGTACCGTATGCTGAATGAAGAGAAGCTGCTTGAGGGCGCCAAGGCCGCCGATGAAGCCAAAGCAGGTACTTACTGTATCGTCGCCAGTGGACGTGGCCCCACCGATAGAGAAGTAGAGCACGTTGCCAGTGTGGTAGAGAAAATCAAATCAGAATACGATCTCCGCATCTGCTGCTGTCTGGGCCTGCTTAATGAAGAACAGGCACAGCGTCTGTCGCAAGCCGGCGTGAACCGGATCAATCACAACCTGAACACCAGCCGCGAATACTACGACAAGATCTGCTCCACTCATACATATCAAGATCGCCTGAACACTCTGAAAGTGGCTCGGGAAGCAGGAATGGAACTCTGCAGCGGACTGATTGTCGGCATGGGAGAAACGCTGGAAGACATCGTCGATGCCACTTTTGAGCTGCGTACCCTGGAAACCAAATCGATCCCGGTCAACTTCCTGAATTCCATCGAAGGTACCTCACTGGAAGCGGTGGATGAGCTCGACCCCCGTCACTGCCTCAAGGCACTTTGCCTGTTCCGCATGGTTCATCCCTCAACGGAAATCCGGATTGCAGGCGGACGCGAAGTAAACCTGCGTTCGATGCAGGCCATGGGGCTCTATGCTGCGAATTCCATGTTCGTCAGCGACTATCTCACAACCAAAGGGCAGGCCGCAGAAGCCGATTATGAAATGATTTCTGATCTCGGATTCGAAGTCATTGTATCGGGCCACGAAATGGATGCATCCACTGAAGCCCCCGAACTGGCAGGACAAACCGAGTCCCGCTGA
- a CDS encoding DUF1559 domain-containing protein, translated as MKSRKGTSKRGFTLIELLVVIAIIAILIALLLPAVQQAREAARRSTCKNNLKQIGIAIHNYADTHTVFPLGYVNQTSSSTDFTWAWSTFLLPFVDQAPLYNSLNPNGGLLLPAANTTYNGQPALQTAIPVYRCPSSVVPVINNQRTDSVPSGYGSLSYPGVSGHVAALTGTPVTTYQDKGTFYPRSSVRFRDFTDGTSNTILVGERAFQFTGTVTQQPYAAIWAGGRTNNIGTSGIITSLKEDSLGVVSDATRINLKSGPAHRGFSSQHVGGCHFLLGDGTVRFISENINSSDYNSSNGPAAMGTYQKLAIINDGQVLGEF; from the coding sequence ATGAAGAGTCGTAAAGGAACCTCAAAGCGTGGGTTCACATTGATTGAGTTACTCGTTGTGATTGCCATTATCGCAATCCTGATTGCATTGCTTCTGCCCGCCGTACAGCAGGCCCGTGAAGCAGCTCGTCGTTCTACCTGCAAGAACAACCTGAAGCAGATCGGCATCGCTATTCACAACTACGCCGATACTCACACTGTTTTCCCGCTCGGATATGTCAACCAGACCAGCAGCTCAACTGACTTTACCTGGGCATGGTCTACCTTCCTGCTGCCATTTGTCGATCAGGCACCACTCTACAATTCACTCAACCCGAATGGTGGCCTGCTTCTTCCCGCAGCGAACACCACCTACAACGGTCAGCCCGCTTTACAAACAGCAATTCCTGTTTACCGCTGCCCTTCGTCTGTCGTACCTGTGATCAACAACCAGCGTACTGACAGCGTTCCCAGTGGCTACGGCTCTCTCAGCTACCCTGGCGTTTCTGGCCACGTAGCAGCTCTGACCGGAACCCCGGTTACCACCTACCAGGACAAGGGAACATTTTACCCCCGCAGCAGTGTCCGATTCCGTGATTTCACTGACGGAACATCCAACACAATTCTGGTTGGCGAACGTGCCTTCCAGTTCACAGGAACTGTCACTCAGCAGCCATACGCTGCCATCTGGGCCGGCGGACGTACCAACAACATCGGTACCAGCGGAATCATCACCAGCCTGAAAGAAGACAGCCTGGGCGTTGTTTCTGATGCAACTCGTATCAATCTGAAATCAGGTCCTGCTCATCGTGGATTCAGCAGCCAGCACGTAGGTGGTTGCCACTTCCTGCTGGGTGATGGTACTGTTCGCTTCATCAGCGAAAACATCAACTCTTCTGACTACAATTCATCCAATGGCCCCGCAGCCATGGGAACTTATCAGAAACTGGCGATCATCAATGATGGACAGGTTCTGGGCGAATTCTAA
- a CDS encoding prenyltransferase/squalene oxidase repeat-containing protein encodes MNSGRLRASDLSNSSAAENETTPTFKIFPSTEAAPFDHPDQLLKGIARSRDYLLSLQDPDGYWCGELEGDSILESEYILLLAFLGKQHSEEAIQCANYLLDIQMPEGGWNMYPEGPIEISAAVKAYFALKLTGHSPDAEYMQRARKAILAAGGVEAINSFTRFYLALLGVIPYSKCPAVPPELMLIPRWMPFNIFEMSAWSRTILVPLSILWEYRPSVTLPEEQGINELFTGSPENYPRNVPKSEALDSLKKKTWFDWHRFFQVVDQGFKLVENLGIKPFRKRAVNKAYQWMQERFDHSDGLGAIFPPIIWTVIALKCLGEDESSPDIQRALKELKKLQIKDGDRIRLQPCKSPVWDTAISTIALREAGVSNRHPAIRQSVKWLLSQEARIPGDWVNSSKSQTPGGWYFEFNNEFYPDVDDTTMVIMALRRCLPKTLKQDQWLTDFLVNPEWNPYEEDLDTEAIVAGRSESREQAFADLELLQPMIGAIRRGVHWVLGMQNKDGGWGAFDRDNDRELFTQVPFADHNAMVDPSTADLTARVLEAFADVQLPISHPATQRAIQYVWSEQEDDHCWYGRWGINYLYGTWQSIVGLVQIGIPTDDPRIVRAVGWLKSKQQPSGGWGETADSYADPSLRGQGEATPSQTAWALMGLMAAGEIDSAAVRRGIHYLLETQKNDGNWDEEPFTGTGFPKVFYLKYHLYRTYFPLMALARFERLRR; translated from the coding sequence ATGAATTCAGGCAGACTGCGTGCCAGCGATCTTTCCAACAGCTCGGCAGCCGAAAACGAAACCACCCCCACCTTCAAGATTTTTCCGAGTACGGAAGCAGCCCCCTTTGATCACCCCGATCAACTGCTGAAGGGCATCGCCCGCTCACGCGATTATCTGCTCTCCCTGCAGGATCCCGATGGCTACTGGTGCGGCGAACTGGAAGGAGACTCGATTCTCGAATCAGAGTACATTCTACTACTCGCATTCCTCGGCAAACAGCACAGCGAAGAAGCGATCCAGTGTGCCAACTACCTGTTGGATATCCAGATGCCTGAGGGAGGCTGGAACATGTACCCCGAAGGCCCCATCGAAATCAGTGCTGCCGTTAAAGCCTATTTTGCCCTGAAACTGACGGGCCATTCACCCGACGCCGAGTACATGCAACGGGCTCGTAAAGCAATTCTGGCAGCAGGCGGAGTCGAAGCCATCAACAGCTTCACACGGTTTTACCTGGCACTTCTGGGGGTGATCCCCTATTCAAAATGCCCTGCTGTCCCTCCCGAACTGATGCTGATTCCACGCTGGATGCCTTTCAACATTTTTGAAATGTCAGCCTGGTCCCGCACCATTCTGGTTCCTCTCAGTATTCTCTGGGAATATCGTCCCTCGGTCACTTTACCGGAAGAGCAGGGGATCAACGAACTCTTTACCGGTTCCCCAGAGAACTACCCTCGGAACGTCCCGAAATCAGAGGCACTCGATTCCCTCAAGAAAAAAACCTGGTTCGACTGGCACCGCTTCTTTCAAGTCGTCGACCAGGGTTTCAAACTGGTCGAAAACCTGGGGATCAAGCCTTTTCGTAAGCGGGCAGTCAATAAAGCCTATCAATGGATGCAGGAGCGATTCGATCACAGTGATGGACTCGGAGCCATTTTTCCTCCAATCATCTGGACCGTGATCGCTTTAAAATGTCTTGGAGAGGATGAAAGCAGTCCTGATATCCAGCGTGCCTTGAAAGAACTCAAAAAACTACAGATCAAAGACGGCGACCGCATCCGCCTGCAGCCCTGTAAATCCCCCGTCTGGGATACCGCCATCAGCACGATCGCACTTCGGGAAGCAGGCGTCTCCAATCGTCATCCGGCCATCCGCCAGAGCGTAAAATGGCTGCTCTCCCAGGAAGCCAGAATTCCGGGCGACTGGGTCAATTCAAGCAAATCCCAGACTCCCGGAGGCTGGTACTTTGAATTCAACAACGAGTTTTACCCCGATGTCGATGACACGACGATGGTCATCATGGCCCTGCGTCGTTGCCTGCCCAAAACCCTCAAACAGGATCAATGGCTGACCGACTTCCTGGTCAATCCTGAATGGAACCCCTACGAAGAAGACCTGGACACAGAAGCGATTGTCGCAGGCAGAAGTGAGTCGCGCGAACAGGCCTTTGCTGACCTCGAACTGTTGCAACCAATGATTGGCGCCATCCGCAGAGGCGTGCACTGGGTCCTGGGAATGCAGAACAAAGATGGCGGATGGGGCGCATTTGACCGGGACAATGACCGGGAATTATTCACACAGGTCCCCTTTGCCGATCACAATGCGATGGTGGACCCGAGTACCGCCGATTTAACGGCCCGGGTCCTGGAAGCATTCGCCGATGTCCAGCTCCCCATCAGCCACCCCGCCACGCAACGCGCGATTCAGTACGTCTGGAGCGAGCAGGAAGACGATCACTGCTGGTACGGTCGCTGGGGAATCAACTACCTCTATGGTACCTGGCAATCGATTGTCGGCCTGGTACAGATTGGAATCCCGACAGACGACCCTCGAATTGTCCGTGCAGTGGGCTGGTTGAAGTCAAAACAGCAACCCAGTGGTGGCTGGGGCGAGACAGCTGACAGCTATGCTGATCCCTCCCTACGCGGACAGGGAGAGGCTACGCCTTCTCAGACCGCCTGGGCTCTAATGGGCTTGATGGCAGCGGGAGAAATTGACTCAGCTGCAGTTCGCCGAGGTATTCACTACCTGCTGGAAACCCAGAAGAATGACGGTAACTGGGACGAAGAACCATTTACCGGGACAGGCTTCCCCAAGGTCTTCTATCTCAAATACCACCTGTACCGCACCTATTTTCCGCTAATGGCATTGGCCCGATTTGAACGCCTGCGTCGTTGA
- a CDS encoding tetratricopeptide repeat protein, with protein MQRVHRFRVWPDVSLSLLVQLRSLALRTRPLSTLCFLLWSLTIATELSASEQEDCEQLLLTGQYQACIQASALAIEKKAYGSEWPLLKAQAEFAVGQYAEAQQTINAGLKRYSWSLPLRYLAWQIYHLNNEHEAADAFLNSIHELASRSAWRYTDADSLVALGQASLQRGMDPGQVLETFFDRAIQEYPDQRAAWLASGNLALAKHDYALANETFTAGLKQVPKDPDLLFGLSQALARSDSQRAAVLAAEVLEINPRHIPARMMQVGQLIDSEQYEAAKTELNQILSINPHLASAWASLAAIAHFENRPSDETAYYWQALCHHDQNPHVDYLIGKTLSEHYRFSEGATYQKQALEKEEKYLPARIQLAQDQLRLGQEISGWEHAQQAHNQDGYDTTIFNLLELKDQLAQFRTLEDDSFIIRMEAREAAIYGEQVKALLHEAKQSLCQKYGLKLNQKITVEIFPDPDDFAVRTFGMPAVSGYLGVCFGKVITANSPASQADHPANWQSVLWHEFCHVVTLELTHNKMPRWISEGISVYEERQKNTFWGETMTPQYREMILQGETTPISQLSSAFMNPKSSLHIQFAYYQSSMVVEYLVRNFGLETVRKILVDLQAGIPINVAIERRTKILGELEEEYAVWLKQQALDFAPQADWSEQDLRPLLNDDTKRFDDWIREHPDHFRGLMAYATILSEENRTAELETTLKKLVEIYPVYTGADNAAQQLAQLYQNQKRFAEEQQILEEHARINPDALEVYQRLIELYQQQEDWSAVYQTARLAHAVNPMNQDSQLSLATACTRLDRRQEAIQAYRAILALDPHNKAEIHYQIARLLKSENQQQAKRHTLIALEQAPRFRAAHLLLLELTTENTTPRSQRN; from the coding sequence ATGCAACGAGTGCATCGTTTCCGAGTCTGGCCTGACGTTTCGTTATCGCTGCTGGTTCAGCTTCGCTCACTGGCTCTTCGCACTCGCCCTCTCTCTACCCTCTGCTTTCTACTCTGGTCCCTGACAATCGCAACTGAATTATCAGCGTCGGAACAGGAAGACTGTGAGCAACTTCTCCTGACCGGCCAGTATCAGGCTTGCATTCAAGCATCTGCCCTCGCCATTGAAAAAAAGGCGTACGGCTCTGAATGGCCGCTGCTCAAAGCACAGGCTGAGTTTGCCGTCGGGCAATACGCTGAAGCCCAGCAGACGATAAACGCTGGCCTGAAACGCTATTCATGGAGCTTGCCTTTACGATATCTCGCCTGGCAGATCTACCACCTGAATAATGAGCATGAAGCTGCAGACGCGTTTCTGAACAGCATTCATGAACTCGCCAGCCGTTCTGCCTGGCGCTATACCGATGCTGATAGTCTGGTGGCGTTGGGACAGGCTTCCCTGCAACGGGGAATGGACCCTGGTCAGGTACTCGAAACTTTTTTTGATCGTGCCATCCAGGAATATCCCGACCAGCGAGCTGCCTGGCTTGCCAGTGGGAATCTCGCTTTAGCTAAGCACGATTATGCTCTGGCCAACGAAACTTTCACAGCGGGACTGAAACAGGTCCCCAAGGATCCAGATCTCCTCTTCGGACTTTCACAGGCATTAGCACGTTCCGACTCTCAACGCGCTGCCGTGCTCGCCGCCGAAGTTCTGGAAATCAATCCCCGCCACATTCCAGCACGAATGATGCAGGTTGGCCAGCTGATTGATTCGGAACAGTATGAGGCGGCCAAAACCGAACTGAATCAGATCCTTTCGATCAATCCTCATCTGGCTTCTGCCTGGGCCAGCCTGGCTGCGATTGCCCATTTTGAAAATCGTCCTTCCGATGAAACCGCCTATTACTGGCAGGCCTTATGTCATCACGATCAAAACCCGCATGTTGACTACCTGATCGGCAAAACACTCTCGGAACATTATCGGTTTTCAGAAGGTGCCACCTACCAGAAACAGGCTCTGGAAAAAGAAGAAAAATATCTGCCGGCCCGGATTCAACTCGCACAGGACCAGTTAAGACTGGGGCAGGAAATCAGTGGCTGGGAGCATGCCCAACAGGCTCACAACCAGGACGGTTACGATACGACTATATTTAACCTGCTGGAGCTGAAAGACCAGTTGGCCCAATTTAGAACTCTGGAAGATGATTCCTTCATCATTCGCATGGAAGCCAGAGAAGCAGCCATATACGGTGAGCAGGTCAAAGCTCTGCTCCATGAAGCCAAACAGTCGCTCTGCCAGAAATATGGACTCAAACTCAACCAGAAAATCACCGTCGAAATCTTTCCCGATCCGGATGATTTCGCCGTGCGTACGTTTGGTATGCCGGCTGTTTCAGGTTATCTGGGAGTCTGCTTCGGCAAAGTTATTACCGCCAACAGTCCCGCTTCGCAGGCCGATCACCCTGCTAACTGGCAGTCTGTGCTCTGGCATGAGTTCTGCCATGTCGTCACTCTGGAACTCACCCATAATAAAATGCCCCGCTGGATCAGCGAGGGTATCTCAGTGTATGAAGAACGTCAGAAGAATACGTTCTGGGGCGAGACCATGACTCCCCAGTATCGCGAAATGATCCTACAGGGAGAAACCACGCCCATCAGCCAACTGAGCAGTGCATTCATGAACCCCAAAAGCAGTCTGCATATTCAGTTTGCGTATTACCAGTCATCCATGGTCGTGGAATACCTGGTCAGAAACTTCGGTCTGGAAACCGTACGTAAAATTCTGGTTGACCTGCAGGCAGGCATCCCCATCAATGTTGCTATCGAACGTCGCACCAAGATACTGGGAGAACTGGAAGAAGAGTACGCAGTCTGGCTGAAACAGCAGGCACTCGATTTCGCTCCACAAGCAGACTGGTCCGAACAGGATCTGCGACCGCTACTCAATGACGATACCAAACGTTTCGATGACTGGATTCGGGAACATCCTGACCATTTCCGAGGCCTGATGGCCTATGCAACGATTCTTTCAGAAGAAAACCGCACAGCTGAACTCGAAACCACCCTTAAAAAACTGGTGGAAATCTATCCTGTATATACCGGAGCAGATAACGCTGCCCAACAACTGGCCCAACTTTACCAGAATCAGAAACGTTTCGCAGAGGAACAACAGATTCTGGAAGAGCATGCCCGCATCAATCCTGACGCATTGGAAGTCTACCAGAGGTTGATCGAACTCTATCAGCAGCAGGAAGACTGGTCTGCCGTTTATCAGACGGCCCGTCTGGCCCATGCAGTGAATCCCATGAATCAGGATTCACAACTCTCACTTGCCACCGCCTGTACCAGACTGGACCGGCGGCAGGAAGCGATCCAGGCCTACCGGGCGATTCTGGCATTAGATCCCCATAATAAAGCTGAAATACACTACCAGATAGCCCGTCTGCTGAAATCAGAGAACCAGCAGCAGGCAAAACGACACACACTGATCGCGCTCGAACAGGCCCCCCGTTTTCGGGCTGCCCACCTTTTACTCCTGGAATTGACAACAGAGAACACCACCCCACGCTCGCAACGGAACTGA